The Sulfitobacter sp. THAF37 DNA segment TTATCGCCCCATCCAAATCGGGTCAGATCAAACAGAGGAACCAGACAATGCCCCATCAGACAGACATCCAAGAGGAAACCGGCGTGACCTCCGCCATCCTCGACCACCTCGCACTTCACGTCGCAACGCCCGGGCCCGGCGAGACCGATCATCGCCCCCTGCCCCAGCCCGACGAGGTCGAACTCGCCATGGCGACGCTCTTTGACACCACCATCGGCCTCCTCACCGGAAGCCAGTTGGAAGACAATCTCGAAGAGATGCTCTGGTCCCTGACCTCGATCTTCCATCGCCGGCTCACCCATATCCAGAAGCTCCTCGATGACAACGAATTCGAGGTCCGGGAAAGTCTGGCCATCCAGGACGGCTCCGAGGTCGCCTCGGTCGAACTCGAGCGCCTCCAGATGATCGGGCTGAAGCTCTGGGACCATCGCGACGCTTTCGAGCAGATGCGCGATCTGGCCGTGGACCACTTCTCGGCCGCCACCGGTTCACCCTGGCTGCCCCGCACCGGATCCAAGGTCTCGCATCGCGGTCTCACCTCCGCCGTGGTGGACAGCCGGGCCTATCTCTCGGCCAAGCGGCGCAAGGAGACCGAGGTTCACTGCCCCGAAGGCACGCGGATCGCCTTCTCGGGCGGGGACTATCACGCCTACGACCTGATCTGGTCCGTCCTCGATGCCACCCATGCGAAATACCCAGACATGATTCTTTTACACGGCGGCACACCAAAAGGTGCCGAGATGATCGCTGCCCGCTGGGCAGATACCCGTGGTGTCACGCAGG contains these protein-coding regions:
- a CDS encoding DUF2493 domain-containing protein translates to MPHQTDIQEETGVTSAILDHLALHVATPGPGETDHRPLPQPDEVELAMATLFDTTIGLLTGSQLEDNLEEMLWSLTSIFHRRLTHIQKLLDDNEFEVRESLAIQDGSEVASVELERLQMIGLKLWDHRDAFEQMRDLAVDHFSAATGSPWLPRTGSKVSHRGLTSAVVDSRAYLSAKRRKETEVHCPEGTRIAFSGGDYHAYDLIWSVLDATHAKYPDMILLHGGTPKGAEMIAARWADTRGVTQVAFKPDWKSHGKAAPFKRNDKMLETMPQGLIATPGSGITENIVDKARKLGIRIKRIGA